One Candidatus Thiopontia autotrophica genomic window carries:
- the tsaD gene encoding tRNA (adenosine(37)-N6)-threonylcarbamoyltransferase complex transferase subunit TsaD, with protein MIVLGIESSCDETGVAIYETDIGLRGDLLYSQAEMHAQYGGVVPELASRDHIQRVIPLIDQLLNEADITSEQVGGVAYTAGPGLMGALMVGACVGRSLAYSWGVHAVEVHHMEGHLLAPLLEDKRPEFPFIALLVSGGHTQLIRVDGVGRYQLLGESVDDAAGEAFDKTAKLLGLRYPGGPALSKLAEEGNPERFTFPRPMVDRPGLDFSFSGLKTYARNTLQNGSEEPTIGADVARAFEDAVADTLAIKCRRALRESGLNRLVVAGGVSANQRVRLRLSEIAEKEGGEAFFPRLNFCTDNGAMIAFAGALRLQAGEHSSLAIETRARWPLSELTAVS; from the coding sequence ATGATTGTTCTAGGAATTGAAAGCTCCTGTGATGAGACGGGTGTTGCGATCTATGAAACAGATATCGGTCTGCGAGGAGATCTGCTCTACAGTCAGGCCGAGATGCATGCACAGTATGGAGGGGTGGTTCCGGAGCTGGCCTCACGTGACCATATTCAACGGGTAATCCCACTGATTGATCAGTTGCTCAATGAGGCAGACATCACTTCAGAGCAGGTGGGCGGTGTCGCCTATACTGCCGGCCCCGGCCTGATGGGTGCCTTGATGGTTGGAGCATGCGTAGGTAGAAGTCTCGCATACTCATGGGGGGTTCACGCGGTCGAGGTGCACCACATGGAGGGGCATCTGTTGGCACCACTGCTGGAAGATAAGAGGCCAGAATTCCCATTTATTGCACTCCTGGTTTCCGGTGGTCACACCCAGTTGATTCGGGTAGATGGAGTTGGTCGGTACCAGTTGTTGGGGGAGTCGGTAGATGATGCTGCTGGCGAGGCCTTTGACAAGACAGCCAAGCTGTTGGGCCTGAGGTATCCGGGAGGCCCAGCCCTCTCAAAATTGGCTGAGGAGGGCAATCCTGAACGCTTTACTTTTCCGCGACCAATGGTAGATCGTCCCGGACTGGACTTCAGTTTTAGCGGACTCAAGACTTATGCTCGCAACACACTACAAAATGGTTCTGAAGAGCCAACAATCGGTGCTGATGTGGCGCGCGCATTTGAGGATGCAGTTGCAGATACATTGGCAATCAAGTGCAGACGAGCCCTAAGAGAGAGTGGTCTGAATCGGTTGGTAGTGGCAGGTGGCGTTAGTGCAAACCAGAGAGTTCGTCTGCGACTCTCAGAGATTGCAGAGAAAGAGGGGGGGGAAGCATTTTTTCCTCGCCTGAATTTCTGTACCGATAATGGCGCCATGATCGCTTTTGCCGGAGCATTGCGTCTGCAGGCCGGGGAGCATAGCTCGCTTGCTATCGAGACTAGGGCACGTTGGCCGCTGTCGGAATTGACCGCAGTCAGCTAG
- a CDS encoding DNA ligase — MQWVLLLWIFGLSPLYADDYSDPILAKVYQSEDLTGWWVSEKLDGVRAIWNGKILLFRSGRPISAPNWFTESFPEYSMDGELWMGRGTFDRLSGTVRRDVPVDDEWRRIRYMLFELPDQPGTFTERVERMEQLVRSLKIPWLQVVSQERVGNDALLMQQLEQIVQQGGEGLMLHRADSHYHGGRSSDLLKLKSWQDAEAAVVEILPGKGKYDGMMGSLLVESENGRRFRIGSGFKLQERKNPPSVGTVITYKYTGLTPNGLPRFASFLRIHHTF, encoded by the coding sequence CTGCAGTGGGTGTTATTGCTATGGATCTTTGGATTATCTCCGCTCTATGCGGATGATTATTCTGATCCGATTCTGGCAAAGGTCTATCAAAGTGAGGATTTGACCGGTTGGTGGGTAAGTGAGAAGCTGGATGGAGTGCGCGCTATCTGGAATGGCAAAATTCTTCTTTTTCGTAGTGGACGTCCTATTAGTGCCCCGAACTGGTTTACAGAGTCATTTCCAGAATACTCTATGGATGGAGAGCTCTGGATGGGGAGGGGCACTTTTGACAGGCTTTCCGGGACGGTGCGAAGAGATGTGCCTGTGGATGATGAGTGGAGGAGAATACGCTACATGCTGTTTGAGCTCCCGGATCAGCCAGGTACATTTACAGAAAGAGTGGAGAGAATGGAACAACTTGTGCGCTCTTTGAAGATACCCTGGTTGCAGGTAGTTTCGCAGGAACGTGTGGGGAATGACGCTCTGTTGATGCAGCAGCTGGAGCAGATAGTGCAGCAGGGAGGGGAGGGTTTGATGTTGCATCGGGCAGATTCACACTATCATGGAGGTCGTAGCAGCGACCTGTTAAAGCTGAAATCATGGCAGGATGCTGAGGCCGCAGTGGTTGAGATTCTGCCTGGTAAAGGGAAGTATGACGGCATGATGGGATCTCTGCTGGTGGAGAGCGAGAATGGGAGACGTTTTCGTATCGGCAGTGGCTTTAAGCTGCAAGAGAGGAAAAATCCGCCATCCGTGGGAACCGTGATTACTTACAAATATACTGGCCTAACCCCAAACGGGTTGCCGCGTTTTGCCAGTTTTTTACGTATTCACCATACGTTTTGA
- the plsY gene encoding glycerol-3-phosphate 1-O-acyltransferase PlsY — translation MNELTDIALVAASYLIGSLSAAILVCRLLGLPDPRSEGSKNPGATNVLRLGGKKAALLTLGGDMLKGLMPVAIAVQLGVDEITLSLTLLAAFMGHLYPIFFGFKGGKGVATALGALIGLHWSIGLATVTTWVLMAALFRYSSLSALTAILLAPLYVWHLFPEPNSEILTATMATVTALLYWRHRSNIQNLISGREDRIGAKKSS, via the coding sequence ATGAATGAACTGACTGATATAGCACTTGTTGCAGCCTCATACCTGATCGGCTCACTATCCGCCGCAATACTGGTCTGTCGTCTACTTGGACTGCCCGACCCCCGATCAGAAGGCTCCAAAAATCCGGGAGCGACCAATGTACTCCGTCTTGGAGGGAAGAAAGCCGCCCTTCTTACCCTGGGTGGCGATATGCTGAAGGGGCTTATGCCGGTGGCTATTGCTGTCCAGCTGGGGGTAGACGAGATCACGCTCTCTCTCACTCTGCTGGCTGCATTTATGGGTCACCTATACCCCATCTTCTTTGGGTTCAAAGGGGGAAAGGGGGTCGCCACCGCACTGGGAGCTCTGATTGGGCTGCACTGGAGCATTGGACTAGCTACTGTCACCACCTGGGTGCTGATGGCCGCACTCTTCCGCTACTCATCACTGTCGGCACTAACTGCCATACTGCTGGCACCTCTCTATGTCTGGCATCTGTTTCCAGAGCCCAATAGCGAAATCCTCACAGCCACCATGGCTACTGTTACTGCTCTTCTGTACTGGCGACACCGCAGCAATATACAGAACCTCATCTCAGGCAGAGAAGACCGGATTGGGGCAAAAAAATCTAGCTGA
- a CDS encoding Sua5/YciO/YrdC/YwlC family protein: MLSLNAVMFDSHYTPWKLRQFSSMFHGGGVFAYPTESVYGLGCDPWNPEAVSDLLTIKRRNPSKGLILIASSEEQLAPFVSLRRVSDWKKMRSTGNRPITWVVPVSEETPWWIKGNHTSVAVRITEFKPVVQLCNRVNSALVSTSANQGGRPACRNSVSVRQLFGNQVDMLISGGTSGVSMPSEIRDFYSNRVIRAGQ, from the coding sequence GTGTTATCGTTGAACGCAGTTATGTTTGACAGCCACTATACTCCGTGGAAATTACGCCAGTTCTCCAGTATGTTTCATGGAGGTGGGGTCTTTGCATACCCTACGGAATCAGTCTATGGGCTTGGGTGCGACCCATGGAATCCGGAGGCAGTTTCTGATCTATTGACAATAAAACGGCGTAATCCATCCAAGGGGCTGATTCTGATTGCATCCTCTGAGGAGCAGCTGGCTCCGTTTGTCTCGCTGAGAAGGGTGTCAGACTGGAAAAAAATGAGATCAACTGGCAACAGGCCGATTACCTGGGTCGTCCCTGTCTCGGAAGAGACACCATGGTGGATCAAGGGCAACCACACAAGTGTGGCAGTGAGAATTACAGAGTTTAAGCCAGTGGTACAGTTATGCAACAGAGTCAACTCTGCTCTGGTATCTACCAGCGCAAACCAGGGAGGACGTCCGGCATGCAGGAATAGTGTCTCAGTGAGACAGCTCTTTGGAAATCAAGTAGATATGTTGATTTCTGGGGGTACCAGTGGAGTTTCAATGCCTAGTGAGATCCGTGATTTTTACTCAAACAGGGTGATTCGTGCAGGCCAATAA
- a CDS encoding helix-turn-helix domain-containing protein, whose translation MGSQKIVFGERLKQARQQLGLSQKQLGLEIGIDPATASPRVNQYENNRHRPSDQTIAKLSAVLRVPVAFFHADDNELAQLILLCVQLDKDQQRVLARYIEEKYNIKCCITI comes from the coding sequence ATGGGAAGCCAGAAGATAGTATTCGGTGAACGCCTGAAACAGGCAAGGCAACAATTGGGATTGTCACAGAAACAGCTGGGGCTGGAGATAGGGATTGATCCGGCAACTGCCAGCCCACGCGTAAACCAATACGAAAACAACCGTCATCGCCCCAGTGACCAGACAATTGCAAAACTGTCTGCCGTCCTCAGGGTGCCGGTTGCCTTCTTTCATGCAGATGATAATGAACTTGCCCAGCTTATTCTTCTCTGCGTCCAGCTAGACAAGGATCAACAGAGAGTGCTTGCGCGTTACATTGAAGAGAAATACAACATCAAGTGCTGCATAACGATTTGA
- the folB gene encoding dihydroneopterin aldolase: MDIVYIKDLQIKTVIGIYDWEREIKQTVSIDLEMGTDICKAAESDTIEHTLDYKSVSKRIISFVEESSFQLVETMAERIAAIVRSEFTVSWVRLRVSKPGAVTGSRDVGVIIERGEKI, encoded by the coding sequence ATGGATATCGTCTATATCAAGGATCTACAGATTAAAACGGTGATTGGAATATATGACTGGGAGCGTGAGATAAAGCAGACAGTCAGTATCGACCTGGAGATGGGAACAGATATTTGCAAGGCTGCAGAGAGCGACACCATAGAACACACACTTGATTACAAGTCTGTATCCAAAAGAATCATCAGTTTTGTGGAGGAGAGCAGCTTTCAGCTGGTGGAGACAATGGCAGAGAGAATTGCCGCGATTGTGCGCTCGGAGTTCACTGTGTCATGGGTTCGTCTTCGGGTCAGTAAGCCTGGTGCAGTAACAGGATCCAGGGATGTGGGAGTTATAATTGAGCGCGGCGAGAAGATC
- a CDS encoding winged helix-turn-helix transcriptional regulator: MEDNLDLPSDKGEIQQISSALQAISHPTRLKILCFLGDQEKIVNEILEYAGSTQSNISQHLEVLRNAGVIQSRRVHNKVYCSVQTAEMRPLIAKIKELFCSQQVAAEHGVFSLIQ, translated from the coding sequence ATGGAAGATAATCTTGATTTGCCATCTGATAAGGGTGAGATCCAGCAGATCTCGTCTGCACTGCAGGCAATAAGCCACCCTACACGACTGAAGATTCTCTGTTTCCTTGGTGATCAGGAGAAGATTGTCAACGAAATACTGGAGTATGCCGGCAGCACTCAGAGCAACATATCCCAGCATCTGGAGGTGCTCCGGAATGCTGGAGTCATCCAGTCGAGACGCGTACACAACAAGGTCTACTGCTCAGTCCAGACGGCAGAGATGCGACCCCTGATTGCCAAGATCAAGGAGCTGTTCTGTTCACAACAGGTCGCTGCGGAACATGGTGTCTTCAGCCTGATTCAGTAA
- a CDS encoding helix-turn-helix domain-containing protein, translated as MLHNIKEVCELTGKSRSSIYRMFSRGDLTYVVGKDGKRRVETSELLRVFDDINFNDSPTLSVPEDIPSSPASGGDPYVTARELTDLRGLIHDLRSELDDIREDNRRLLRLLEYQTVQGSAQPQSRPVEPQGQAQGDWVDDISAEEDTVPVTEVAGQGWKAYRQQRTEQTQSGSQTASPVTSGLFGELGMWLRNFFLGEWQKR; from the coding sequence ATGCTTCACAATATTAAGGAAGTTTGTGAGTTAACGGGGAAAAGTCGCTCCAGTATCTATCGCATGTTCAGTCGCGGAGATTTGACTTACGTTGTGGGAAAGGATGGGAAACGTCGTGTAGAGACATCCGAACTACTACGAGTGTTTGATGACATAAATTTCAATGACTCACCAACCCTTTCTGTTCCGGAGGATATTCCTTCTAGCCCTGCATCTGGAGGTGACCCTTACGTTACAGCCAGAGAGCTTACTGATCTGCGAGGCCTTATCCATGACCTAAGATCCGAGCTTGATGATATTCGGGAGGATAACCGTAGATTGTTGCGTCTACTGGAATATCAGACTGTTCAAGGGTCTGCGCAACCGCAGAGTCGACCAGTCGAGCCACAGGGTCAGGCTCAGGGTGATTGGGTAGATGATATATCAGCAGAAGAGGATACGGTTCCGGTTACCGAGGTGGCTGGACAGGGCTGGAAAGCCTATCGTCAACAACGCACAGAACAGACCCAATCTGGATCCCAAACAGCGTCACCAGTCACGTCAGGTCTGTTTGGAGAGCTGGGTATGTGGTTGAGAAACTTTTTTCTGGGTGAGTGGCAGAAACGTTAA